Below is a genomic region from Bradyrhizobium sp. 1(2017).
CGGAACATCAGCTCGAACTTGCGGGCGGGATCAGTCGGTATCCAGTTCGTTTCCTGGCCGGCTGGAGCCTTGGGGCCGAGATAGATGTCGACCGAGCCGTCGGCATTCTTCTTCACATCAGCGGCGTTCGACGCGCGGCTGGCGCGATCGACATTCTTGATCAGTGCGTGGGTGTCGCGGTCGTACGCTGTCAACGACCAGTATTGTTCGATCGGCACATTCGGGGGAACGCGGAGACGATAGGTCTTTGCGCCGTCGTAATCGGCGCCGTCCTTGTCCTTGATGTTGATGAGATAGAACTGCCCGGCACCCAGCCGTTTGATGCCGATATAGGCGTAGTGATAGGTGATCCCGCGCCAATCCACGGGATAGTCGTTCGCTCCCTCGAAATCCTCGCCTGCCCCCTTGAGCAGTTCAGGATGCGCGGGAAATGTCCAATGCGTGCCTTCGAAAAACTGCGGCGGCGCCCCATCATATTTGGCGGCCATCCACGCATGTGCGTCGGCAATACCATCCTTCAATGCCTGCTTCGTCTTTGCGTCGGGGGCAAAGGGTTTGCCCTTCTCGATCCCGATCGAACGCAACTGGTCGATCATTGCGCGGTCGCGGCCCAACCACGGCTCGCTCTGGATCATGCGATCGAGATTGACGAAGAAGCTCTCGTCGTAACGTATGGTGGTGTCGAACAGGATATCCTTGACGTCGGTAAAGACGGTCGCAGGCGGATTGGACGCCTGCGACAGCGGGTAGACCTTGAGCCGCTTGGCATAGGCGACGGAGTTCGCGACATCCGTCTCGCTGTGGCTTTTCAGGTTGGAGCGGATCAGGGCGTAGCTGCCCCAGGTATTCGGTTGCAGCGCTTCATAGCCCGCCGGTACCCGCTCCTTGTAGCCAGGCGGCAGCATCAACAGCTTGACGCCGGCGCCCTTATCCACGCCGAGCAGGCCGCCATCCTCCAGCGGCATCTGCCAGACATTGACGATGTTTGCGTTGAGCGAGCCGGTCGAGTCCGCCGGCGGGATCTCGATCACGATCGGCCCGACGTCGTTGGTGTTGAGGAACGTCATGAAATAGAGCGTGTCGGGATTGGGCGTCAGCGTCTGGTTCTTCCAGTCGAGCGGCTTGCCCCAATAGATCACCTGGTTCACCTTGCCCGGCGTCTTAGTCAGCATTTCCTGCAGCATCAGATCGTAATTGACGACGGGCATGCCCCAGATCGCAGCTTCGACGGCACGGCTGCGAATGAGCCGCTCCTGCGGCGTCGTCTGGGCGATCGCAACTCCTGCAAGGCTGGAAAGGGCAAGTGCAACAAACAGCGTCCTGTTCATCATCATCCTCCTCGAGCTCTGGCTGCTGCTTGCGTCGCGAGCGAAAGTGCGCGGGCGTCCTTGAACGCGATCACCGCGATCCGCTCGGCCGGTGGCACGAAATCAGCGCCGCCCTGCGTGGTCACTCTGGCGACGAAATCGGTGATGGATTTTTTCGTTGCACCGTCGTTCCAGGACGGTATCGGGTCGGGCTCCGCGATTGCCTTGCGGTTTGTGAGGCCGCAAGCCATCGTGGCTGCATTGACAAGCACCACACGCCGGCTCAATTGCACGATTTCGCTCTTCATGGCGAATTCCTTGGTCGGCTCATGGTCTTTCCAATCAACCCGACTGCGGTCGCTTCAGTGTCTCCATGATTTGATCGACGCTGAAGCTGGATGGCGTCTGCCGCGGCGGGAATTCGTTGAACGTCTCGATGAAGTGCGCGGCCATGACTTGCGCGGGGACCGCCAGGAAGGACACCTTAAGCACACAGTCGTTGTAGGTGTTTCGCGGCGACCAGGGTAGACGTTCCAAGCGGGATATTGCGGCGGTTGAAGGCGCGGTCATTGGTGTCGGTGAAGTGTTCGGTCGGGTTGTTGGTCTTGTTGCCTGACATTCAATTCTCCACGTGGGCCGACGTTGGAAATCATTACGTGAGCGGATTCCTCACCACACACCGGAACCCAAGGTGACTGGTCGAGGTATCGATCGCCTCAGCATGCCGCGCCGCCGGGCGATAACGGCGGCAGTAATTCGGCGCGCATAGATGCGAGCCGCCCTTCAGGACTTTGCGCGGAATGCGGATGGCGGGTTGACATGGATCAAGGCTCGCTGCTTCGGGTCCGCCGCGCGGATTTTGTGGAATGCAGCATGGCTTGGCGGCGTCGGCCTCGTGTTTGGCGGACCACCAGTCGGCCGTCCATTCCCAGACATTGCCGATCATGTCATGGAGGCCATAGCCGTTCGGTGGAAACGCCGTCACCGGCGAGGTGCGCTCGTAACCATCCTCATGGAGATTGCGCAGCGGGAATTCACCCTGCCAGGTATTCGCCATATGCCGGCCATCGGGCATGAACTCGTCGCCCCATGCGAATTCGGCGCCATCGAGGCCGCCGCGCGCAGCGAATTCCCATTCGGCTTCAGTCGGCAGGGCCTTGCCGGCCCATCGCGCATAGAGGAACGCGTCCGCGTACGACACGTGCACGACGGGATGATCGTTCAGGACGTTGATGTCGCTCTTGGGTCCGTAGGGATGTCGCCAGTTGGCGCCCTTCATAAAGCTCCACCACTGGCTCCAGTCGCGCAGATCATAGGTCGAGCGTGGTCGCTCGAACACCAGCGAGCCCGCGTAGAGCATGTGCGGCAATGCGCCCGGATAATGCTTTGGATCGGGTGGTATCTCGGCAAAGGACTTGTGACCCGTTTCAATGACAAACCGCTTGAACTGACGGTTGGTCACCGGCGTGGGGTCGATCCAAAAGCCGTCGACCGTCACCCGATGGCTTGGGGCTTCCTCGGGATAATGACGATCGGACCCCATGCGGAACGTACCGCCGGGAATCCAGACCATGCCGGTCGTCGGGCCATCTCCTGATTGCTCTTGTGATTGCTCTTGGGCCCGTCGCAAATCGGTCTGCAGCAGCGTCATGACACTGTCCCCCGACGATACGCCTTATTGGCAATAGTCCCAGAAGCCCTGCCTGCGTGATGGGTCCGTGTAGTACCAGCACATGCCTGGAGCAGGAGCGGCGCCCGCCCAGGCGGCGGCGGTCGCGGCTGTTACAAGGCCGATGGCCGCACCGGCAGCGATGGCACCGCCCCTCGGCCAATAGTAGTGACCTGGTCGCGCCCATCGCGCGCCACCGCCATAGCCCGGACCCACCACGGCGCCACGCCGCACCACGGTGCGGCTTGCGACGCCTCCTCGCGGCCCCACAACGGTGGTGCGGCGCACGGCACCGCCGCGCGCGACGGCACGCACCTCAATCAGATCGGGATTGTGCACGTTGACAGGTATTTGCACGAGCGACCGTGCGGCGCCGAGATTCGTTGCATGTGATGGATTGGGTGTTGCGACGACGCCCAGCAGGACAATGCCGGCAAGCTTGCGGACGATCTTCCAAATGTCTCGTTCCCGACGATCGATCGCCGTCTTGGGTAGACGCATTGTCGAGCCCTTTCATTTTCCGCTCCACCGGACTGCCGGCGGAGGAAACAAGTCAGCCCCTCTTCCCGATTCTTCGGTGCGCAAATTTCGCGCAGACTCCTCTCTTCGTTCGCGCGCTGGTGATGCAGCGCGGACACGTGTTCGCTTCCGGAATTGCTAAGATAGATCAACGCCAAGCGCGTGTGATGTGCAGTTCGTGCCAAATGTCGGCGGCCCCGTGGCACGCTTAATGGAAGCTCTCCAACACCGGTCGACCGATCATCCTTGTGCGCATCATGTTTTACGAAAATCTGCGAGACGTTCAGGTGGGATGCAACGATCGGCAGCATGCGTCAGCGCGACGTGGCTCTGTCCACCGTGGCAAACGGTCTCGTCGCAAAAAAATCATGATCGCCAGATAGTTGCATGGAATACTCGGTTCGCGTAATTGCCAGGGGGTATATTTGTATGGGTAACCGCCTTTCGGTCATGAGCAGCGACCTCAACGGCTTCGAGGGTCTGCATCAGGCCGTCCAGGGTTCGCATGTCGATGTCATGCAGCTCGGACGCGGCAGGTTGCGCGGCACGCTGTCGCATATCGGGATCGGTGACTTCTCTCTCAGTGTCGGTTCGTTCAACCTGGGCGTCCGAACGCAGCGCACCTCCAGTGACGAGAAGCTGATCGTCGGGATGCTGCTGTCCGCGGAAGACCGTGTCAGCCATTTTGCTTTCGACATGCGCCCGGCGGATGTGCTGGTGATCCCGCCAGCGGTGGAGCACGACGGCATCTTCCACGGTGCTTCTTCCTACGCCGCGCTGCGCTTCGATCTCGCCGATGTTGCCACGATGTTCGCCGGCGAAGCGCGCTTGAGCGATCCCGTGACCTGGCTCGAGAAGAATCGTTATCGCGCCGATCCCGCCATCATGCCGGTGACAACAGGCCGCCTGCAGCAGATCGTTTCCTGCCTCGCGCAGCATCAGGACAGTTTGACGGAAGCATCCGCCGATTTCTGGAAACGCGCCATTGTCGATTGCATCACCGCGACGATCTTCCAGTCCTTACCCGCGGACGAGCATGGCACGCTGCCGGCGGCGCTGAGGCTGGTGCACAATGTCGAGGATTATCTTGCCGCCGCTGAATCCCGGCCGGTGCATGTGTCGGAGCTTTGCGCCGCTTTTCGCGTGTCGCGACGCGGACTGCACCGCGCCTTTCATGACGTGTTCGGCATCGGGCCGGTAACGTTTCTGCGTCACAAGCGACTTTGCGCCATTCGTAACGCCTTGAGGGCCAGTTCGCCCGGCAAGACCACCGTCAGCGCGACCGCCCTACAACAGGGTTTTGTCGAGCTCGGTCGCTTCTCACAATATTACCGCGCGCTGTTCGGCGAATACCCTTCGGAGACGCTCGGCCTACGGGCTGCCGGTTCGCCGCCATTGCATTGACCGGCACCATGTTGCGAGCGGTCGGGTTTCGGGGGCAGCGGTCTGCTGCCGAGCCGGAGGGGCTTCGCCTCTATCGCGCGGCCATGGTACCGGACATCGGGACCCAGCGTTCGCCATCGAAGCGTTGCGGCCGGAGTGACTTGATGAGGCGGTAATCGTCAGGGGTGGAGTTGACAGTGATACCGCCAATCAGGCCCGGAAGCGCAACGTTCTTTAGCGCTGTGGCGTGCTTCATGATGTTCTCCCGCGAGAAATCCGTCCCGCAAGCCTCGAGCACCCTCGTCATCAGAACCGCGACGTTCCACCCGGTGAAATTGAGTTGATCCTCAATGTCGCCTTCGGGATAGTATTTCTTCATGAAAGCCAACCACTCCAGATAGGCGGGGTCGCTGGCCCATTCGGGATCTCCTACCGTTTTCGTCGGCGTGGCCGAAATCGCGCCCTTGGCATTTTCGAGCCCCGCCGGCTTGAGAATCGTCGCGACAAAGTTGCTTCCGATCGGCAAGAACTGCTGCGCGTGCCAGCCCAGTTCGCCGGCCTTGCGGATCGCCTGCGACGTGAACTTGCCCGTCGACGCGTTCAGGAAAACGTTGGCATTGGTACTGGCCAATGAGACGACCTGGGACTCAACCGTCGGCGACGTGACCTCGTAGGGCGAGGCGGCGACTATCTCGGCCTGCGGATCGAGTCGCGCCAGCTCGGCTTTGAAGCTGCGGAGATATTCGCGTCCATAGTCGTCGTTCTGATAGAGTACCGCGATACGCGCCCGGGGTGTGCCCTCGGAGACAAGGCGCGCGTAGATCGCGGCCTCGGTGCTGAACAGCGTCATTCCCGAGATCGTGTAGGGACTGGTCTTCGGATCGGCAAAGCGATCGCTGGCGGCAAAGACGAACAGCTGCGGCACCTTCCGGCTGTTGAGATACTTCTGGACTGCCGCATTCTGCGCCGTCCCCATGCTGCCGAAGATCGCGACAGCTTCATCGCTCTCGACCAGCCTGCGAGTCTGCTCCACCGCCTTTGGCGGACTGTAGCCATCGTCGAGCGAGATCAGCTTGATCTTGCGGCCGTTGATTCCACCGCGCTCGTTGATCATCTGGAAATAGCGGGTCTGCACCTTGCCGACCGCGCTCAGCGCCGAGGCCGGGCCGCTATAGGGCATCGTCTGGCCGAGGATCAGGTCTTCTTCACCCGCCAGAGCTGCGCTTGAAGCAATCAGTGACGCTGCCACAAGGAATGCCGAACCAAGTCCCCGCATATTGACCTCCCATTCTTATCTCTTACTCCGAATATTCTTCCCAGGAAGATAGTTGTCAATATCATTAAGCGGCGGCAAATGGCCGCCGCATCGGAGCTGCACGCCAACCTTCGACCCACCTCGGGAACTTGCTGCGCGACACGTGACGTCGCGCGTGTTAGATTGTACTCAAGTATGATGCCAGCGCCTTCAGGCGCCTGACCAAAGGTGAGTAAGAAGGAATGCGGAAGAAGAACGCGCCGCGCGTTGCAGTACCTGCCGGCAAAGCCGTATCCAAGCAAGATAATGGCCTCTACGACGATATCGAAGCCGCCTGGCTTGAACAGCGCCCCGATCTCGATCTGGCCGCAGCCTGCACCCTGTTGCGGCTGGAGCGGGCGAACCAGCTTCATGAAGTACGCCTGCAGGAGATATCCAAGACCATTGGCCTGCAGACCGGCGAGCTCTACGTTCTGCTTGCGCTGCGGCGCTCGGGAAAGCCTTACGAGTTGCGCCCGACCGACCTGTTTCGTGCGCTGTTGGTCACGTCCGGTGCCATGACCAAGCGCGTGGCACGGCTGCAGGAGGGGGGCTTCATTCTCCGCGTCTCTGCCAACGATGACGGCCGCTCCGAGTTGGTCCGCCTGACCGCGAAGGGCCTTGCGACCGCCGACCGTGGCATCACCGAGATCGCGAAGGTGGTGGAAAGCGTCACCGAAGCCAGCGGCCTGACCAAGGCCGAGATTGCAATGCTCGACCGATGCTTGCGCAAGCTATTGTCTGTGAAGACGGTGAGGGCGACGAAGAAAGCGAGCCGGCTTGCGGCGACGGGCTAGGATCACGGCCCGATGAGACCGTACGATGGCCTGTCGATGCTCTTCAGCAGCCCTTTGATATCGAACGCGCCATCTGCCGCCTGTCCCGGCGTCGGTGAAATGCCCGCTGCGATTAGGCGCCGCGCCGCCATCTGGTCGCCCGGCTTGTTGATACTGTCCACCGCGACCAGCCTCCCCCGCCTGTAGTGAAACACTGAGACTCTGCCCTCATCGATCGAGCCGCGCGTCACCATCTGGTCGCAACGGCCGGAGAGCCCGACGACCTGGAGCTTGAGGTCG
It encodes:
- a CDS encoding DUF1254 domain-containing protein; protein product: MNRTLFVALALSSLAGVAIAQTTPQERLIRSRAVEAAIWGMPVVNYDLMLQEMLTKTPGKVNQVIYWGKPLDWKNQTLTPNPDTLYFMTFLNTNDVGPIVIEIPPADSTGSLNANIVNVWQMPLEDGGLLGVDKGAGVKLLMLPPGYKERVPAGYEALQPNTWGSYALIRSNLKSHSETDVANSVAYAKRLKVYPLSQASNPPATVFTDVKDILFDTTIRYDESFFVNLDRMIQSEPWLGRDRAMIDQLRSIGIEKGKPFAPDAKTKQALKDGIADAHAWMAAKYDGAPPQFFEGTHWTFPAHPELLKGAGEDFEGANDYPVDWRGITYHYAYIGIKRLGAGQFYLINIKDKDGADYDGAKTYRLRVPPNVPIEQYWSLTAYDRDTHALIKNVDRASRASNAADVKKNADGSVDIYLGPKAPAGQETNWIPTDPARKFELMFRLYGPKKEFFDKVWKLPDVEALTASTIGGSK
- a CDS encoding formylglycine-generating enzyme family protein, with the translated sequence MVWIPGGTFRMGSDRHYPEEAPSHRVTVDGFWIDPTPVTNRQFKRFVIETGHKSFAEIPPDPKHYPGALPHMLYAGSLVFERPRSTYDLRDWSQWWSFMKGANWRHPYGPKSDINVLNDHPVVHVSYADAFLYARWAGKALPTEAEWEFAARGGLDGAEFAWGDEFMPDGRHMANTWQGEFPLRNLHEDGYERTSPVTAFPPNGYGLHDMIGNVWEWTADWWSAKHEADAAKPCCIPQNPRGGPEAASLDPCQPAIRIPRKVLKGGSHLCAPNYCRRYRPAARHAEAIDTSTSHLGFRCVVRNPLT
- a CDS encoding helix-turn-helix domain-containing protein produces the protein MGNRLSVMSSDLNGFEGLHQAVQGSHVDVMQLGRGRLRGTLSHIGIGDFSLSVGSFNLGVRTQRTSSDEKLIVGMLLSAEDRVSHFAFDMRPADVLVIPPAVEHDGIFHGASSYAALRFDLADVATMFAGEARLSDPVTWLEKNRYRADPAIMPVTTGRLQQIVSCLAQHQDSLTEASADFWKRAIVDCITATIFQSLPADEHGTLPAALRLVHNVEDYLAAAESRPVHVSELCAAFRVSRRGLHRAFHDVFGIGPVTFLRHKRLCAIRNALRASSPGKTTVSATALQQGFVELGRFSQYYRALFGEYPSETLGLRAAGSPPLH
- a CDS encoding ABC transporter substrate-binding protein, with the translated sequence MRGLGSAFLVAASLIASSAALAGEEDLILGQTMPYSGPASALSAVGKVQTRYFQMINERGGINGRKIKLISLDDGYSPPKAVEQTRRLVESDEAVAIFGSMGTAQNAAVQKYLNSRKVPQLFVFAASDRFADPKTSPYTISGMTLFSTEAAIYARLVSEGTPRARIAVLYQNDDYGREYLRSFKAELARLDPQAEIVAASPYEVTSPTVESQVVSLASTNANVFLNASTGKFTSQAIRKAGELGWHAQQFLPIGSNFVATILKPAGLENAKGAISATPTKTVGDPEWASDPAYLEWLAFMKKYYPEGDIEDQLNFTGWNVAVLMTRVLEACGTDFSRENIMKHATALKNVALPGLIGGITVNSTPDDYRLIKSLRPQRFDGERWVPMSGTMAAR
- a CDS encoding MarR family winged helix-turn-helix transcriptional regulator: MRKKNAPRVAVPAGKAVSKQDNGLYDDIEAAWLEQRPDLDLAAACTLLRLERANQLHEVRLQEISKTIGLQTGELYVLLALRRSGKPYELRPTDLFRALLVTSGAMTKRVARLQEGGFILRVSANDDGRSELVRLTAKGLATADRGITEIAKVVESVTEASGLTKAEIAMLDRCLRKLLSVKTVRATKKASRLAATG